ttgagacatggattgtgtgtgtgttccattcgGAGGGTCAATtggtaagacaaaatattgaagtgcctttgaacggggtgtggtttAAGTGTGTAAAGAACTGCGACGCTGCTAGGGATTTCACGCTccacagtttcccatgtgtttcaagaatggtccaccacccaaaggacatccagccaacttgacacagctgtgggaagcattggagtcaacatgggcccgcatccctgtggaacgctttcgacaccttgtagaggtcATGCCCCAAcgcattgaggctgttctgaaggcaaactcaatatttggaaggtgttcctaatgttgtgtACACTCATTATACGGTCTTCTATGTGGTCTCCCGAGTAAGATATCTCTATTTGACGTGTATGCCGTGTGTGTTGTTCCAGCTCTTTCTAACAAGAAGAAGAAAGGCAAATTCTGCCACCGTAGTGCCAAGTGCTTTGGTGGGTCAGGAGGCATCGTTCTGCTGCTCCTCCTGGGCATTGCCATCTGGCTCGGAGGTAAGACCAGGGTTGTCTTCATTTTTATTCATATGTTGTTACTCATGTACATGTATGCCTGTTTAttcatttaattttttaaattttcattCTGATTCGGCAGGGCTTAAatgacacattttggttgaatgaatTCAGTTGTGCGACTGTCTAGGTTTCccctttccctactgtatttgtACAGGCATTGACAGTCTTCCTCTTCtacctcttcctccatctctcctcttctccccaccCTTACCTGTTCTCTGTGCTCTCCAACCTACCCCATCCAACCCTTCCATCATCTCTCTGCTCTTGGTCTATTTCAtttcatgtctttctctctctctctctctctctctctctctctctctctctgggtagtGCGTTACGGTACCAGGTTGGGAACTGCGGCTGCCACCTTCAACCACCATGACAGTGAGGACGAGGGGCACTATGGGAAGCAGTTGAGCGTGCCCGTTCATGACACCTGCTCCAACTCCACCGTCCAATGTGACGCTCTGCGAGACTGCCGACTGGGCACGGacgagtccaactgtggtaagcacacacacacacataacagacagacataaagacaAACATACTTGCAGGTAGATGTACAGAAATGAAAGCCAGGCGGGCAGGTGGACGTACACTCGACGTCTGACAAGCGGACAAATATAACCCGTTTTGTATCTTATtattccatccctcctctccttctctctccagtgAGGTTTGGGGCGGACGGTGCTCTACAAGTCAGAACGTCTCAGGACGGTCGTTTCCTCCCGGTGTGTTACCAGGGATGGGACCAGAGCTATGCCGACCGAACCTGTGCCCAACTGGGCTTCAGAAAGTAAGACATCGCCTTATTTCCCAGCAGACATTTTATAAGCTACCTCACAAAGTAACTACTTTCTCTCACAGCAGCCATGCTATATGCTGCACTTAGAGAGTAATCACTTTCACTCACAGCAGCCATTTGTGTACGCCGCCTCTCGCGTGAACTACTTTCTCGCACAGACATTTGCTCAGTGCCGTCTAATTTCACTGCTGCCATTTTCAGTATTTACTCTGAGATTGAATCTctgcgctcctctctctctctggggttggTGTGCCTGTGGCAAATTGGGTGTCTGGGAATGCTTGATGGGAGGGGAATTGATTCTACTATTGCTTTGGCAGACGGAttctaaatgtgtttgtgtgtgccgaCCATGCAGGTCCTTTGCAACCAAGGCCGTGAAATCCCAGCAGTCCATTGGTCTAACCCTGAACAACAGATCGTCTTTACCCATCCAGGGCCAGGTCAGCGTTGGGTAAGAGAGCTCAACTCCTCTACAAATCTTAGCACTTTTGTATTTACTCCTTTTAGTCCCAGTAATGTTGAGGGAATGGTGGTGTTAAGTCATTCACTGTCATTACCTGTCATGACTGGTTGGGACGTAATGCTATGTCATCATCATAATCGCATTATAAGCCTCATGAAGGAAGTTTCAAATCAACTGTAACCATGCTGCATGTTTCCCAACGTGGTTTAATGTTCGATCCTGTGTTGCTGACATGATTGATCTTGTGTTGCTGTGTAGCTCGTCCTGCCCTGACCAGAATACGGTCTCTCTGAAGTGTATTGGTAAGGAGCTCTCATCGGTTCAAATTTCACATATTGCACTCAGGCAGGCCTATATCAACCTTCTGTTTGAAATATGACTTCTAGTTAAATTAGATACAAACATGTTGACCACTTCTCCACCTTTTCCCAGATTGTGGGCGTCAGCAGTTGACCTCCCGGATCATAGGGGGCACTGTTGCCAAGCTGGGCCAATGGCCCTGGCAACTGTCTCTGCACTTTGGTAGATCACATGTCTGTGGAGGGGTCCTGGTGTCCCCTGACTTTGTGGTGACAGCTGCCCACTGCTTCCCCAGGTCAGTGACTAGAGGACAACAATGCTCAATTCCAAACTGATCCCTTGGTTCTAATTCTAGACGCGCTATGTAATAGCACCACCGTACCCTCTCTGCTGCGTTCATGACAAGTCGGAGTGAATGCCAATTGAGAATTGACTAACggcaagctagctactctaaccaTGAACAGAAAGTACAACTATAATGCTCGTAAACAGTGTTAAAAAAAACCATACAGATTGTTTTTGATGaaattactttttgttgttgcatttaactgccaaaATGTTGTTGTCAAATTAATTTCCTTAGTCAGAGTTCAGCGTGTCGGgacacaaggacaggtgaaagagATCAGGGGGTGACACTCAGATGATGCGAGGGTTCCTAACTTTTAATTACTAGTTAGAGGACCGATCAAATAGATTTCAAGCTTGTGTTTCAGACTTTCCGACATGTCGTCGACGCGTCATTAGCCATACGTTTACTGTCAATCCTTTTACTTACACATTCccatataaaacacagactagtaGTGAATCTGTGCAGCAACTTGCTGTGTGACTCATCACCTCAACAACCCTCACCTTGACAACCAATCTCCATAACTCAATTAAACACCGTATTACCATAATAATAATACCATATGTGTCAGAAGCTACAGCCTTGGTTTGAGAAGTAAATGAACATCTATTTCATATTTTTCCTTGCCAATTGAAGGTTGTTACCCCCGTTTCTTGATGCCAGTAAGTGGCATGTGTACGGAGGAGTGGTGTCTCAAGACAAGCTTCCTTCTCCCTACCTCGTAGAGAAGATTATCGTGAATGAGAACTACAACAACGTAACCAACGACCAGGACATCGCCATTCTGAAGCTGGCCTCACCAGTGGACTTCACTAGTGAGTCCAGGTCTATTCCTTGTATATCAGAGAAACGCTAGGGAGACACTAGCATCAATGTTGGGACAGCACTGTAAAAACATTTGCCCTTTGCCTCTAAATGTCTGTGATGAATCCACTGTCAGAATGGTAATCtcatttgcagtggtgtaaagtacttaagtacaaatactttaaagtactactgaagtcgttttttggggtatctgcactttaatatttatatttttgccaacttttacttttactacattcctaaagaaaataatgtactttttactctatacattttccctgacaaccaaaagtactcctACATgctgacaggaaaatggtccaattcacacacttatcaagagaacatccctggtcatccctactgcctctggtcttgATGGACtcgctaaacacaaatgcttcgtttgtaaattatgtctgagttttggagtgCGCCCCTGACTATCCctaaaaattttaaaaattaaatggtgccgtctggtttgcttaatacaaggaatttgaaatggtttatacttttacttttgacaattaagtacattttagcaattccatttacttttgatacttaagtatatttaaaaccaaatacttttagacttttactcaagtagtatttactgggggactttcacttttacttgagtcattttctattaaggtatctttacttttactcaagtatgacaattgagtactttttccaccaccgctcatttgtgtgtatgtgtgtgcacacgtgtgtcTGTTTATCTAACTACCTGCGTGTATGTTTGTTATTCAGATGCAGTTCAGCCTGCCTGTTTGCCAGCCTTTGACCAGACATTCCCCCGCGGAACCAAATGCTGGACCTCGGGCTTCGGAACAATAGATAATGGATCAGGTAGGAAGAGAGacgagggagtggagagagggagagatggactaCACTAAAGGAAAGTGCATACAGAATGCTTATCTAGAGTGAGACAACAGGGACGGACTGGGAACAGAATTGGCCCCGGCCATTTCTAACACACTTCTATCCTCGAGGCCCCCACACCAGCCCTTTTAGAATTATTATCAGCCAAATAATGATCCTTTTGCACaagaaacaacaacaatttaGACAGGCCCACTAGGCTAAAAATGAACCAGCCCGTCTGGTATTTTCCAAAATTGCTCTATGGCCTGTCCGACGTGGAGAAAGGAGGCTACACATGCATCATTCATCCTATCTCAATGTCTTCTCATTGCAGGAATCTATGCTTAATCCAGCAGAGCAACAGTTTGCCTAGAGCAACTAGCTATTGTGTCCCtagctgaagtgtgtgtgtgtgtttggagaatgactgtgtactgtatgtgtccctTCACAGCGAAACCCTCCAAAGACCTGATGCAGGTGACCGTTGACATC
The genomic region above belongs to Salvelinus sp. IW2-2015 linkage group LG4p, ASM291031v2, whole genome shotgun sequence and contains:
- the LOC111960553 gene encoding transmembrane protease serine 13, which encodes MAKHDPNELPPPYYSVEVHTVPPLQSYEELVYGAGPRHTHPNQLYYIPQHPPPVAAQHVCQPSLSLSNKKKKGKFCHRSAKCFGGSGGIVLLLLLGIAIWLGVRYGTRLGTAAATFNHHDSEDEGHYGKQLSVPVHDTCSNSTVQCDALRDCRLGTDESNCVRFGADGALQVRTSQDGRFLPVCYQGWDQSYADRTCAQLGFRKSFATKAVKSQQSIGLTLNNRSSLPIQGQVSVGSSCPDQNTVSLKCIDCGRQQLTSRIIGGTVAKLGQWPWQLSLHFGRSHVCGGVLVSPDFVVTAAHCFPRLLPPFLDASKWHVYGGVVSQDKLPSPYLVEKIIVNENYNNVTNDQDIAILKLASPVDFTNAVQPACLPAFDQTFPRGTKCWTSGFGTIDNGSAKPSKDLMQVTVDIIDVRVCNSSKVYSGSVSNNMLCAGDLNGGRDSCQGDSGGPLVCKTSDNLWQLVGMTSWGSGCGQSNRPGVYTKVSSLLPWIYSKMQLENP